The Arachis hypogaea cultivar Tifrunner chromosome 14, arahy.Tifrunner.gnm2.J5K5, whole genome shotgun sequence genome has a segment encoding these proteins:
- the LOC112743500 gene encoding uncharacterized protein, producing the protein MEGQNQFNSSSSSSSSFTSELFGSDQSQRPSSNSGILASIFPPSSKVLGRESRHFQVTEKTATPKTVIPDDVHKYKSNDGETRNHTTNKDMMSSMYEEQRVQPCHLSSSIYYGGQDIYSHPQSTQNSGLNSLYKKDGGEDDSGSASRGNWWQGSLYY; encoded by the exons ATGGAAGGACAGAACcaattcaattcttcttcttcttcttcgtcttctttcaCTTCTGAACTCTTTGGATCCGACCAATCCCAACGTCCATCTTCTAATTCTGGAATCTTGGCTTCTATATTCCCTCCATCGTCTAAG GTGTTAGGGAGAGAATCTCGGCATTTTCAAGTGACCGAAAAAACCGCAACCCCAAAAACGGTTATACCTG ATGATGTACACAAGTACAAGAGCAATGATGGTGAAACTCGTAATCACACAACAAATAAGGATATGATGAGTTCCATGTATGAGGAACAAAGAGTTCAACCTTGCCACCTTAGCTCATCAATCTATTATGGTGGCCAGGACATATATTCGCATCCTCAAAGTACACAAAACTCCGGATTGAACTCTTTG TACAAGAAGGATGGGGGAGAAGATGACTCTGGAAGTGCTTCAAGAGGAAACTGGTGGCAAG GATCTCTCTATTATTAG